A stretch of DNA from Puniceicoccaceae bacterium:
CCATCGTCGAAGTCATCTTTGCGATGGCTATCCTTCTGCTTGTCGTTGCCGGAGTTCTTCCCATGTATGTGCAGTCCTCCCGCTCCATCATGACGGCAGATTCGAAGCTGGACGTTAACGGAGATGTGCGCAAGGTGACGGACCAAATGATTGAAAACGCACGACAGGCCGATGCATTTGTGCTCTACGACAATTACAAAGGTGCGTGGATTGATGGCGATTTTGTTGATTTCCGCAGTAGTTCTTATGCTGGAATGGGCCGCTTGCGCGATGGACAAACTGGCCGATTTCTAGTGCTGCTCTTTTACGATGACGACCCCTATCCCAATGACAGCAATCCTCCGCCGCTCAAGCAGATGGTGGGACTTTACCTTGATGCCGACGAATCGGAAACCACCGGTTCGATTCGCACGTTTGTAAAAGAAAGCTTTGATCACAGCAAAACCATGGAAGAAAACATTCCTGCGGCAGCGCTGATGGGCACACACGAAGCCATCATTCCGTCAATGACCGGGTTGATGGGTGGCGATGTGTTCTATAATTTTGGAGGCAAGTCCGTGATGGTGAATGGTAAAATCTCCCATGCAAATGGTGCGATTAAAGAAACCAATACCTACAACTTCACGATCACACCCCGCTGAAAAAAACCCTCTTCCACCAGTGCCATGAATGCGAATCCATCATCCAAATCAGATCGCCAGGTTTCCCGCAAGCAGCAGCGTCAGAAGGGGTCTGCCATTGTCATGGTGATGATCCTCGGGTTTGCCCTGATTCTTATCTTGATTTCCCAACTTGACCGCGGTCTTACCTCCAAACGCCTCAACATTGCCAATACACTGCACCACGAGGCTCGTAACGCAGCCGAATCCTGGGCGGAATATGGCTGTGCCGACATCGTCAATCGTTTCCAGACCAAAACATCCTTCCCCAGCAACGAACTCAAAACCAATCCCATCGTCGTCCCTACCTCTGCAATCGCATTTTACAGCGGCTCAAACCTGGATCTCTCGAAAACCGAGGTCAAGGGGGGGCAAATCGACCCGGGATACTGGGTCTATCTCGACGAAAATGATCCCCGCTGGGAGTTTGATCCACTCAAGGGCAAACGCATCTTTGTTCGCGATGTTGAGATTTATGCCAAAGCCACCACCACGACTCCAAAGCTCAACAACAAGGAGTCAACCGCTTATGTTCGCCAGACCCTTCAGGTAAGGGACAATCCCCTCTTCTCCCACGCCATTTTCTATAACCTCGATCTCGAAATCAATCCAGGTCCCAACATGGACGTCTACGGCGGAGTTCACACCAACCGCGACATGTGGCTGGGCGTCAACGACGGAAGTTACCTGAAATTCCACGAACCGATTTCGGCCACGGGTCGCATTTACCATGGTGACAAGGAATTGGTGCTGACCAATCCCCATCGCAGCGGTCTGCGTGGGCAAGTTTCCATGCTCAACTCCGAGAAAAACTGGAAGCCCATGCGCCTCGGAGGCAATGGTTCCAATGATGCGGACTGGCTCGACTCCAAACATGTCAATTGGCGCACCTTGGCCAGCCAGACATGGGACGGCAATGTGCAGGACCAGTTTCACAATGTTCCCTCCTACAACGCGGCTGGAATCAAGGACCATGTTCCTGATAACCCCAATACCTACGCCAACGAGTTGCAAAACCACGCCTACGCGCTGATCGAACCCCTGCTTCCCAAGGAAACTACCAATACCAAGTCGGATGCCGTGCGCAATCAGAAGATGATGGCTCGGGCAGGCCTGATCTTCAAGGTGGAGTTCGACAATACCACCGAAACCGGAATCCGGGTGCGCGCCTATCGCTGGAAACGGCACAATACAAGCGTTCCCGTGAACCTGCAGGATCCTTTTGATGGCAACCTAGTAACCGATTCCAATGGCAATACGATTCTTGAAGAAATCGAAATTCCCAACCGCCACACTTCCAGCTACCTGAGTTCGGACCTGATCGGTGTCGCTACTGACGATATCAGTGAAGTCGACAATAGCGGGTCCACCTTTAACGATATTCCCCAGATCGAAGCCTACGAGTATTCCTCGGGAAAGGTCAGACGTGGTTTGTACGACCACCGGCAGGACATCCCGATGAGCCTGATCACCCTCGATGTAAGCG
This window harbors:
- a CDS encoding type II secretion system protein, with product MSRSAHQHRKAGFTIVEVIFAMAILLLVVAGVLPMYVQSSRSIMTADSKLDVNGDVRKVTDQMIENARQADAFVLYDNYKGAWIDGDFVDFRSSSYAGMGRLRDGQTGRFLVLLFYDDDPYPNDSNPPPLKQMVGLYLDADESETTGSIRTFVKESFDHSKTMEENIPAAALMGTHEAIIPSMTGLMGGDVFYNFGGKSVMVNGKISHANGAIKETNTYNFTITPR